tttctAGCATTTTTTAGAAGATTTCTCAGCAGTGCAGTGATGTCATTAAGCAAAATACGGTACTGGTAAAGGGGAGTGCCCTGATCCATGGGGAAAAATCCAGTCCTTTCCAAAGGAATTTACTAGGTGTTCACTTTGGAAATCTGCTCAATTTGAAGGAGACTTCTATGTGAGCTGCTCTCTATAAACTGTTACACTATGGGCAATGGCAACCATTTTTGCCCTTTTAAAGTGTGATTATATTTACAGTTCGACAAATTTTCATGGGCAAAATCCAGTCATTTAAATAGGAAACGAGCAGGAAATTTGCCTGAGTGCAAATTTTCCCCCTGGGTTCAAAATTGGTCATGTGACTTCACCGCGTTGACAAACAAAAATCTGCTTGGATTGAAATAAACTTGTGTGTGAGCTGTGATTCGTACATCACTGCACTATTGACAAGGattaagttcacccaaaagtgaaaattcattcatcatttacttaccctcgcCTCACGTGGTTCCAAAACTATTactttcttctgcagagcattaaaggtattttaaaatatattttaactgCAAgattggaattttttttttttttttaagtaatacaACAACAGGAGAATGAGTAAATAATTTTTGCGGGAACTATTACTTTAAGACGAGTTATTCATTGTCTGACCTCAATCAGCACGTTTATTTTGGCAGAACAGATGAAGTTTGCACAGCAGGATGTCTTTTGACATGGTGAACAATaatttattgcaatattttgAGTTGGTCATGAGTTTTTcagaagtttaaaaaatatatatattttaaataaacagtaCAATATTCTGGATAAAACTGTATATTCTGGATACAATATTTAACAAGATAAAAACTAGGGAAGTTCTAGGAATCCTTAGATTGGCAAATTAATTTCTTAATTCTGGTGTTTAATTTAATGTTCATGATTTTCAGTTGTggggtaaaaaataaaaaataaatatatgtatcCATTTTATGCCATAAATGACTTGATTCCCCTCCTGTAATGACTAATTTCTCACatttgtcttctcttcctgtaAAATTCCTAAGTTATTTGCAAGAAACCGAATAAAAGAAAATTTTCATATATAATACCAAACTTAGCAGaaatacataaaaacatattgcaTCACTGTGTAGGGTCTTCTGTTGTTTTTGTCTTGGTAGTTTTTTTTCCCACCACACAAATATGATAAAAGCATATTCACGGTTTATAGTTTAGTGGTCTTAAGTATTTCCAGCAGGTCTCATCCAGTGTCACATTTAATTGATTCAGGTTGTATTACAGCAACTTTCTGTTCTGGAGCAGCTTTCTCTGAAGCAGGTGCTGGTGGGGCTTCCACCATGGCTGCTTTTTTAGACGCTCCTGGAAGGTAAAGACATGAGTCATTAAGTTGCCCAGTTTACTTGAGCAACTAAATATGTAACTTAGCACCATGTAAGTATGTCGTTTTTACCTGTGAGATTGCGGTGGATGCGGTTGCACAGGATCACGCAAAGGAGGAAGATGAAACCAAGGCATCCGAAGACCAAACCACACACCAAAAAAACGTAGCTGCCTTTATTCTGAATAAGCTGGAAgaaattcagggttttttttttttacttagaaACACTTTCTACAAGTGTTAAAACATGAGTGTAAATACTTACTGATCCAACCAACACTTGCAAGGTCATCTCACCCATTCCTGCAGTTGTCACTAAGACTGTTGTTGCACATCctgaagaagaaaagagaactTTGTTGTTTATGTGGCCTTGTTTGTCTATAATTGTGGGGGACATCTGAGAATATTCTTCAATATATATTAGGGACGCACTTATGCCAGTATTGATATCAGGCCAGATTTTGCATTTGTGTAGCTACTCGTACTCATTAAAATGCTCAGATACCACACAGCTTGTACAGTACAGTGCTTGTGACAAAGAAACTCCAACAACAGAGCAAACAGACAGCTGGATCATGGATTTATCAGAGAACGATGTCTACAAAGTAAATGTGTCAAATTAATagaattttaaacaaaatacatttacaccTATATAGCTGCTGTGCGCAAAGCTGATGAGCAAACGCAGAGTGGATTGAGCATGCAGCAACACAGCATCCCTTTTTCACAGACATGGTTGGAAAGTTTGTAGTTCGAAGGTAAAACAAGGTGTATAATAACATTAACTGACAGTAAAAAGAGAGTAAATTCTTAATGCAAGTAAAAACTTGAACCATGTTATTCAACTTAACATTTATTACTGTAGAACCTTTAAAAAACAGGGTTTACTGAAGTGCTGTACAAGCATTATCAAGATAAAACAATAAGACATAAAGCAAtaagagaaaacaaaaaaagcggTTCCCTTTATTACAGGACAATACATTTATTGTGTGCAAATTCTAAAGTTTACattaaatttatttttggctTAATGAactaatttttgtgaaaaccccCAAATTGACATTTTTCACTTATTTTGCCGTTAGCTCATAATTAGCCTGTTTGCATTTAGACGATTTacctaatatattttaaaattacaaatgcatataaatgtataatgtttatagaAGATATAGTATTATACTCATGATTTTGATTTGTTAAGTGTTTCTATATGTGTGTATAattgtataattatattatataattatattatcagTACTTGCAttattttgatttgttaaacTTTCCAAAATGTAAGTACTTACTGCTTCatattacatataatatattttaaagttagTCTGTAGTTATAATAGTGTGCATGTATAGTGGTGAAAATGAAAGGATATTTTTTTGATGATAatttttcaataattttttATCTTATGAACTGCCAAGACCAGATGATTTTTATTATGTCCTGATACTTAAAACCATAGAATTCAATAGGGTGCTATTGAATTCTATGGTTTAAAGTATCAGGACATAATAAAAATCATCTGGTCCTTGGCAGTTTTTAAAATGAGGTAAATACAACCTCAGATGAACAACAAAACATGACATAACTCTGtcattatttaacaaaaacttGGTCATGAGTGACAAACTAAGTACAACCTTGCTGCTTCCAtagacattaaagggttagatcacccaaaaatgaaaattatttaatgaattactcaccctcatgtcgttggacacccgtaacaccttcgttcatcttcggaacacaaatgaagatatttttgttgaaagctgatggctgagaaaggcttcagataggcctccattggcattcagtatatttccactgacccactcacaagacccataaaaggcactaaagacgtcattacaggtgtccaacgacatgagtgagtatttaatgaaaaacattttttgggtgaactaactctttaagagGGTAAGTAGGAATCAGGTGTTGCTAATTAGATGTCTTTGATTAACTGTTATTAACTCATAATTAGATTCTCTTTCTTAAAGTTCTTTAATTAACATTACTGACAGACAgctttattaggctactgttacTTTAAGACCTGGCGCACATGAAGGGGATCATTTGACATGCATCCCATTTTCTCACAAATCTACGTTCCTTCAATACTTAATTTAACTCATATCTCAGACTGCTTGCAAGGATACtgtaattttgtgtgtttttgtctaTTCAAGCATCTGAAGCGGCTCTCTGTGCATacgagtatgtgtgtgtgtcagacagaagTTCTCCAGTACAGCACTGTGTTCTCTTTTGTGTCTTATCACAGTTGAAAATAAGAGTGAGAAAATGGATGCTGTGTTAAttgctttaaatatttttaacgcGTTAACGTATGCAatacttttttattgttatatttttttttattttgataaccCTGATATattagctttttattttttatatatatatatttataaatatttatgttttattaatttccAATTAAGAGCATCCTCAGATGTACCTAAAAGTTTGTTGTGCTTGGAAAAATTCAAAATCATATATAGTACTAATTAGAACAATTTTAATCAGATACActattttacatatatacatatgtgtgtatatatatatatatatgtgtgtgtatatatatatatatatatatatatatatttattttttatttttttattattattataaagatCTTGAAAAATGTGTCAGTTATGTTTGAGGCAAACTTTTCTGACATTTATCTGCGAGAGACAGTTGGACAATGACTCAAAAACAGAAATACAGTGTGGATTATACTTGTTAATTATGCACTTTTCAAAACATATAGTTTAGTCCAGGAACAAAAGAGGATTAATATTAGGTATTGCCTCGACACACCatctttaatatttatatatgaattatttagaatttatataataattagaaaaactataaaaattgaattattgttataatattattatggACTTTAGAACATAAGATTAATTAAAGTCAGTTGCCCCCACTGATATAAAACATGAAGTATATTGTGTGCTGTTTACCGCGGTAGTTTAGGATGTTCTCAGTGTAGGCCACTATGCAGGGGAAAACACTGCTGATGAACAGCCCAAGCACGGTCGTTCCAACAAACAGAAACACTCTGTTTGTGTAGAGGATCATTAACAGCAGCAATGTAACATTCACACCAATCTtaacaagagagagagagggggaaagAGCAGAGAGGATCCATATTCAGCAATCGTAAATCTATGATTTATCACATACTCAAGAGCCTCAAGCTGTATTTCTAACAACTGATAGCAGCAGCGTGAAGGTAAAAACTTACACAGGTAGTTTGGGTGGGTGTATACTCTAAACAGTGAAAACCAGCTCTATGTGTGTTAATTACATTGTTTCATAATAGATTACCAGGTTTGCGATGAGCAGATACACCGGCCTGAAGCGGTATGATAGAGGGATAGACACCAGTCGTCCAGCAGTGACAGCTGCCCAGAAGATACAGTTTAGGTATCCTGCCATTTTAGTGTGCAGAGACATGGGAGCTGAAACAGCATACGTGTAAACAAAGCCGGCATAGACCCCCTAAAGGTGAGGTTCAAGGGTCAAGAGTTAATATTAACTTGcagttctcaaaaaaaaaaaaaaaaaacagaaatctaATTAGCCTCACTGAGCTTTCTCACCATAATGCCTTCTGTCATAAACAGCACCATACCACCCAAGATATGGATAACAAAAAAAGTAACCGGTAACCCACGCAGGTTATCATTCATACAGCAGCTGAAAATGTTTCCATGCCCTGAATGATAAAAAAGCAAAGTCAGTGAAAGTCCTACCGACCCAGAAGTTCTGATATGTTAGTGTAGTTCACTTGTACCTGCATTTTGTGGTTCAGGAATTTCTGTGATTTCTGGTGCTTTAGTCTCCATGGCTAACTCATCTTTGTCCAGTAGTCGTGGAGTGCTGCTCGGACAACAGGGAAGCAGCTTCTCTTGGTACATCAATACTAAAACTGCAATCGGCACAGGCAACTAGGAAAGAAAAAGACTAAGATGTCACAGAGATTCAGGCTCTTCTGCACACTGCACACAAGGCTACACATCAGCTTACGTTTATGAGAGCCATGATCCAGAAGGCGTACGACACACTGGCCTTCTCGGCCGGCTCTGAGAGCGGGGAACTCTCAGGAAGGATTACAGGGGACCTGTAGCCGGATCTGAAGTGGTGAAGTATCTCTGTGGCATTTTCTGTGCTATTACTGCTCATGCACTGCTCTGATATGAAAGGCTCTGCAATCAGGGGGCTCACAAGAGCGCCGAGCCCAATGAAGAAGTGCAGTGCCTGGAAAGAGAGTGAAGGCACAGATGGGAAACACAATTTAGAGCTGTTAAATTTAACGTATTAAAGCAGCAAGCACAGAATGAATGCTGGAGTGAATCTCACAAAATGTCCAGGTCAGTTTTCCCCCTCGCCCCAAAACcaaatgtaaaaataagaaatcaAATGTTCTTTTACACTAATGTAGTTCACATTGAATTGCAACCAATAAATAAACACTACTAAACATATGTATAGAGCAGATCAACACCTCCCTGAGTGATATATGTATGAAGAGAAATGTCTTCACTCACCTGCAGAAAGATAGCAGAGTCCTTTTTGTAAATGGACACAAGTTGGAAGTTTGCAATAGTGTCGATGATGCCCATAGCCAGGCCTGACACTGCCATAGCAACCGCCAGCAACAGCACATTATAGCAAAGTGGGATGATAGCAAAAACCACAGAGATGATGAGAGAGGAGAAGAAGAGAGCGATGAGAGCACCGAACAACCTGAGAAGACAAGAAAAACATGgttatttgtttttttccccctctttatttctcacatttgtacttttttttaaacactgtcaATTACAAATGCTAATGGTTCTCTAGTAGCTATCAACTTGATATTCCACAACATGATTTTCATTAGAACTTCAAGGacagtttaaaaatgtatttgtatgtgcTTTCATGTGACAGTTAGTCAGTCAGTACGGCTacatgattaattgaaataaacaaatatatgcTCTCCAAGTTTCAGAGTGTTCTTTTATTATCCACTGGTGTTTTCAGTGAATGCTGCTCCACACAAACTGCATCTCTGCATCCGCTCGGAGTTAGAGTCAACCATTTTCACAAACTTGTAATGATACGCGCTTATGAACAAAAGAGAAGCTTCAAGGTCCCCTgctttttaaatcaaaatacaAGACACCATGAATTgtagtattttaatattttagctGTAGCTGTAGTTCACAATaaaatgttgtgaaatattttaaaatttgtaATATAATTATTTGATAGCAATATtgatatatacattttcagaaTTATCAGAAATATCGCtgctaaaatatatacatttgtcTTTAAAActatacaaatatttaatgtaattatttaaGCTGACAATTTTTTTCATatctttatataataaatatttataatacatttaaacacaatatacatatatatatatttatttatttatttttttttttttttttttttttatttatttatttgatatatatatatatatatatatatattcaattgTCTTTAAAacgaaaaacaaaaaatgtgatatttttacAACGATTTCATATAGTTTTACAAATATGTATGCAAGTATTAAATTCTGAATTATGTTGGGGTGACCAAAAGTGCATATACTCCCTGCGGGCAACGGTGTAATAGACTGTGACAGCCTTTATATCTGACATTTAAActgaaactaaaaataaaaaaaataacaaataaagtgCATTACAGAAATGGAGAGCTGATATTGATCTATGATGCATCATCCGCACAGTTTACCAGCAGAGGCTCGCTGTTCTACTCACGTTTTTGTGAAAGCTCCTCCAGCCGAGCTGCCGATGAGCAGGCAGAGCTGCTGGGAGAAGAACACCCAGGTGATCTCTTGTAATGTGGAGCCAGTCTGGCATTTCAGATCTAGGATCGTAGGCCCCAGAAAGGCTATGCTCATTCCAAAGCTAAAGAACACACTCCAGTATGTCAGTGTATGTTGACAATTCCTACGGAAAAGTGTTAATATACGCTCCTCAATTAACATAGCGTGAAAATCTTTGATCTATGCCACAGACAACTGTACTGGTGTCTGGATGCTCCTTTCAGTGGGTTTCAAAACTTTTTCTTAGGTGACAGATGTCAGAATAGATGATCATTTCCCACATTTATATCCATTCACTCCACCCATTTCATGAACATTTCGACAGAGCTCTTTGAAACGGTCAATGATTTTCAGTTAAACTGTCAATGATTTTGATCCTCAATGAGATTCGTGACTCGTCGTGGATAAGAATGCGATAAGTGAGGCTTGGATTGACGACGGGCCGAGGAGTAAATTAACGGCCACGAATAGCCTACTTACCACCTCACTGTGCATTACTTTTTCTAACGATTCAACAGCCCATCGTCAATTATTCAGCACTGTTAACAGGTTAGTACACCGCAAAATATTGTTCAGATAATCTATTTTAAGACATTTTGTCCTTGTGTGAAGAATTATTTTATCCAATATTTCGTTGCTAAACTAATTCTAAAACACGTTAGTGCTAGTGATGAAGGCTTCGGCCACTGATAGCAGTCAGACCCGATCAGACATAATGCGTTTTTCATAAGTTTGAACCGCATTGCTCTTTTgacgtttttttaatttagaaaaagCATTTGGGCAGcaggtttttttaaatgttgctaGGCAACCCCTGAAACAGCTGTGCTGTCAGACTAATCAAGATAACCATCACCACAACGGAAGGCCCGGCCCGCCTCTCCATTCATTACATTTGGACAATGGGGAAAACGAGTGTCTgcccgaaacctggaaaatgctgccttcagaggacacatttcaatGCAGGAAGGTATCAAGccacgtccgaatctaatgtttgcttcacttcctgtctcctgggagaccttcatctgatcgatttttgaaggcatgCAGCAATAAGTTACatgtatccttcactgcctttgatatcccaatCCCACAACGGTAGAGCTGTGAAAAAAATATGAAGTCTGAAAGTACTGTTGTAGATTATCAACAGTATTCGCCAGCAGCGTCTCCAACTAATATCAAAACTGTAAGTTTTTGTGCCCCAAGAACAGCACCGTTATTAGGCTACTAGTCATACATGTCATGTAGCTTAAGGTATTTTACTGATCaaatctagcctgacaagccagacccacatcaagatgtttggtctggaaactcaccattgacagggctcaatctgaggggcgggataaacggttgtctttcaaactccctctgcacgcgataggatagcgctacaccaaccagagcagcgaaggtgaaacagagcttgttgatagattaaacatttgcagtatccggtcggctaaactctgaacacatcttccctttttaagaatgacttcagtgccgttctttgttcttttctcagagaaaagcttaactccaagtctaccagagtcgcggtcaaagttgattcgaaagaccgccgttcgccagtttctgtgtttactagaagcatgcaaacgcaactcggccgttgcgattatggccccacccaccgactctatacacgatgtgattggcccggcaagagttaggcgaatacagctcagaagggtattgagagttgctagatgacactcgcgggcaggttagatttgctgccgctagggtgcatctagatttctaggctagatcaAATCTTCAGCGCAGggctgaacatttttttctgtgtgagTGCGTCCGTACTGTGTGTGACAACTGGTGAAGTGATATTTAACCGCAATGCGGTCAAGACCTTAATGCCCGGGACTACTTTAGCTGTAAATAATAATTGCACACATTAGAAAGTTCATAAACCAATCAGCTTCAAGCATTCAGCAGCCCTGATgttcagcagtgaaaataatGTGACCATTTCTATTAAATCAACATGTTTTATGGGATATTATGTTATCTTAAAATTCCCCAGCAAACTCCTTAAAGAACATTTCTAAAGGTTGGTTTGAAATGCTTTATTGTTGGCTTTTCAACTTAGAATAAATGTAATGCTACGTCACTGATTCTATAATCCAG
This region of Pseudorasbora parva isolate DD20220531a chromosome 6, ASM2467924v1, whole genome shotgun sequence genomic DNA includes:
- the mfsd4ab gene encoding major facilitator superfamily domain-containing protein 4B isoform X4: MRLCLLIGSSAGGAFTKTLFGALIALFFSSLIISVVFAIIPLCYNVLLLAVAMAVSGLAMGIIDTIANFQLVSIYKKDSAIFLQALHFFIGLGALVSPLIAEPFISEQCMSSNSTENATEILHHFRSGYRSPVILPESSPLSEPAEKASVSYAFWIMALINLPVPIAVLVLMYQEKLLPCCPSSTPRLLDKDELAMETKAPEITEIPEPQNAGHGNIFSCCMNDNLRGLPVTFFVIHILGGMVLFMTEGIMGVYAGFVYTYAVSAPMSLHTKMAGYLNCIFWAAVTAGRLVSIPLSYRFRPVYLLIANLIGVNVTLLLLMILYTNRVFLFVGTTVLGLFISSVFPCIVAYTENILNYRGCATTVLVTTAGMGEMTLQVLVGSLIQNKGSYVFLVCGLVFGCLGFIFLLCVILCNRIHRNLTGASKKAAMVEAPPAPASEKAAPEQKVAVIQPESIKCDTG
- the mfsd4ab gene encoding major facilitator superfamily domain-containing protein 4B isoform X1, which translates into the protein MAEGSRLQPLATSGDSSAPFWMAATPPEPRWTAAEERRLYRFGTICGFGMSIAFLGPTILDLKCQTGSTLQEITWVFFSQQLCLLIGSSAGGAFTKTLFGALIALFFSSLIISVVFAIIPLCYNVLLLAVAMAVSGLAMGIIDTIANFQLVSIYKKDSAIFLQALHFFIGLGALVSPLIAEPFISEQCMSSNSTENATEILHHFRSGYRSPVILPESSPLSEPAEKASVSYAFWIMALINLPVPIAVLVLMYQEKLLPCCPSSTPRLLDKDELAMETKAPEITEIPEPQNAGHGNIFSCCMNDNLRGLPVTFFVIHILGGMVLFMTEGIMGVYAGFVYTYAVSAPMSLHTKMAGYLNCIFWAAVTAGRLVSIPLSYRFRPVYLLIANLIGVNVTLLLLMILYTNRVFLFVGTTVLGLFISSVFPCIVAYTENILNYRGCATTVLVTTAGMGEMTLQVLVGSLIQNKGSYVFLVCGLVFGCLGFIFLLCVILCNRIHRNLTGASKKAAMVEAPPAPASEKAAPEQKVAVIQPESIKCDTG
- the mfsd4ab gene encoding major facilitator superfamily domain-containing protein 4B isoform X5, which gives rise to MLFGALIALFFSSLIISVVFAIIPLCYNVLLLAVAMAVSGLAMGIIDTIANFQLVSIYKKDSAIFLQALHFFIGLGALVSPLIAEPFISEQCMSSNSTENATEILHHFRSGYRSPVILPESSPLSEPAEKASVSYAFWIMALINLPVPIAVLVLMYQEKLLPCCPSSTPRLLDKDELAMETKAPEITEIPEPQNAGHGNIFSCCMNDNLRGLPVTFFVIHILGGMVLFMTEGIMGVYAGFVYTYAVSAPMSLHTKMAGYLNCIFWAAVTAGRLVSIPLSYRFRPVYLLIANLIGVNVTLLLLMILYTNRVFLFVGTTVLGLFISSVFPCIVAYTENILNYRGCATTVLVTTAGMGEMTLQVLVGSLIQNKGSYVFLVCGLVFGCLGFIFLLCVILCNRIHRNLTGASKKAAMVEAPPAPASEKAAPEQKVAVIQPESIKCDTG
- the mfsd4ab gene encoding major facilitator superfamily domain-containing protein 4B isoform X2, translated to MLIEERILTLFRRNCQHTLTYWSVFFSFGMSIAFLGPTILDLKCQTGSTLQEITWVFFSQQLCLLIGSSAGGAFTKTLFGALIALFFSSLIISVVFAIIPLCYNVLLLAVAMAVSGLAMGIIDTIANFQLVSIYKKDSAIFLQALHFFIGLGALVSPLIAEPFISEQCMSSNSTENATEILHHFRSGYRSPVILPESSPLSEPAEKASVSYAFWIMALINLPVPIAVLVLMYQEKLLPCCPSSTPRLLDKDELAMETKAPEITEIPEPQNAGHGNIFSCCMNDNLRGLPVTFFVIHILGGMVLFMTEGIMGVYAGFVYTYAVSAPMSLHTKMAGYLNCIFWAAVTAGRLVSIPLSYRFRPVYLLIANLIGVNVTLLLLMILYTNRVFLFVGTTVLGLFISSVFPCIVAYTENILNYRGCATTVLVTTAGMGEMTLQVLVGSLIQNKGSYVFLVCGLVFGCLGFIFLLCVILCNRIHRNLTGASKKAAMVEAPPAPASEKAAPEQKVAVIQPESIKCDTG
- the mfsd4ab gene encoding major facilitator superfamily domain-containing protein 4B isoform X3 gives rise to the protein MSIAFLGPTILDLKCQTGSTLQEITWVFFSQQLCLLIGSSAGGAFTKTLFGALIALFFSSLIISVVFAIIPLCYNVLLLAVAMAVSGLAMGIIDTIANFQLVSIYKKDSAIFLQALHFFIGLGALVSPLIAEPFISEQCMSSNSTENATEILHHFRSGYRSPVILPESSPLSEPAEKASVSYAFWIMALINLPVPIAVLVLMYQEKLLPCCPSSTPRLLDKDELAMETKAPEITEIPEPQNAGHGNIFSCCMNDNLRGLPVTFFVIHILGGMVLFMTEGIMGVYAGFVYTYAVSAPMSLHTKMAGYLNCIFWAAVTAGRLVSIPLSYRFRPVYLLIANLIGVNVTLLLLMILYTNRVFLFVGTTVLGLFISSVFPCIVAYTENILNYRGCATTVLVTTAGMGEMTLQVLVGSLIQNKGSYVFLVCGLVFGCLGFIFLLCVILCNRIHRNLTGASKKAAMVEAPPAPASEKAAPEQKVAVIQPESIKCDTG